In Eriocheir sinensis breed Jianghai 21 chromosome 3, ASM2467909v1, whole genome shotgun sequence, a genomic segment contains:
- the LOC127004022 gene encoding uncharacterized protein LOC127004022 isoform X44 has translation MSGQRLVRLAFLAAVWEVVCGGVVGGEWRQGTGLACDETLNLDFSGPEPQVECSSPCEDSVKTWSAGPLFRREARLTEQGYMVRQEYRQDGTITCSLVSDVPEVQDLQSALQSEACTSVSGGPDVTTVPGSSEVSTVSGGPDVTTVPGSSEVSTVSGGPDVTTVPSSSEVSTVSGGPDVTTVPGSSEVSTVSGGPDVTTVPSSSEVSTVSGGPDVTTVPSSSEVSTVSGGPDVTTVPSSSEVSTVSGGPDVTTVPGSSEVSTVSGGPDVTTVPGSPEVSTVSGGPDVTTVPGSSEVSTVSGGPDVTTVPGSSEVSTVSGGPDVTTVPGSSEVSTVSGGPDVTTVPGSSEVSTVSGGPDVTTVPGSSEVTTVSGGPDVTTVPSSSEVSTVSGGPDVTTVPSSSEVSTVSGGPDVTTVPGSSEVSTVSGGPDVTTVPSSSEVSTVSSGPDVTTVPSSSEVSTVSGGPDVTTVPSSSEVSTVSGGPDVTTVPNSSEVTTVSGGPDVTTVPGSSEVTTVHGSSPGMTESTITSNPLSTIVVTGSTQPNGGKEDTSETESSTFETSTIQDCAENKDTTESLTQSDIDILKASTIAPTTILPTTLPPTTLPPTTLPPTTLPPTTLPPTTLPPTTLPPTTLPPTTLPPTTLPPTTLPPTTLPPTTLPPTTLPPTTLRPTTLPPTTTTTTTTTTPRPTTVSYGCPSGWKLFDQSCYYVSTNTGSWEDGRSLCRSKGGSYVKITGVDEFNFVKSLVTVNTWIGLNDRDTEGRYIWDSDGSAVSYKNWGSGEPNDDSLFNVAVEDCVELHENKGFLWNDESCGSSRRFACERAAYVYTG, from the exons ATGAGCGGACAGCGTCTGGTTCGGCTGGCCTTCCTGGCAGCAGTGTGGGAG GTAGTGTGTGGTGGTGTCGTGGGTGGGGAGTGGCGGCAGGGGACAGGGCTGGCTTGTGATGAAACTCTGAACCTTGACTTCTCTGGCCCCGAGCCACAAGTGGAATGTTCTTCACCATGTGAAGACAGTGTGAAG ACATGGTCAGCCGGACCGCTGTTCAGGCGGGAGGCTCGCCTGACTGAGCAGGGCTACATGGTGAGGCAGGAATACCGCCAGGACGGCACGATCACCTGCTCCCTCGTCAGCGACGTGCCAG AAGTGCAAGACCTTCAATCAGCCCTTCAATCTGAGGCCTGTACCTCTGTCTCCGGAGGTCCTGATGTGACCACTGTCCCCGGCAGCTCTGAGGTGTCCACTGTCTCCGGAGGTCCTGATGTGACCACTGTCCCCGGCAGCTCTGAGGTGTCCACTGTCTCCGGAGGTCCTGATGTGACCACTGTCCCCAGCAGCTCTGAGGTGTCCACTGTCTCCGGAGGTCCTGATGTGACCACTGTCCCCGGCAGCTCTGAGGTGTCCACTGTCTCCGGAGGTCCTGATGTGACCACTGTCCCCAGCAGCTCTGAGGTGTCCACTGTCTCCGGAGGTCCTGATGTGACCACTGTCCCCAGCAGCTCTGAGGTGTCCACTGTCTCCGGAGGTCCTGATGTGACCACTGTCCCCAGCAGCTCTGAG GTGTCCACTGTCTCCGGAGGTCCTGATGTGACCACTGTCCCCGGCAGCTCTGAGGTGTCCACTGTCTCCGGAGGTCCTGATGTGACCACTGTCCCCGGCAGCCCTGAGGTGTCCACTGTCTCCGGAGGTCCTGATGTGACCACTGTCCCAGGCAGCTCTGAGGTGTCCACTGTCTCCGGAGGTCCTGATGTGACCACTGTCCCAGGCAGCTCTGAGGTGTCCACTGTCTCCGGAGGTCCTGATGTGACCACTGTCCCAGGCAGCTCTGAG GTGTCCACTGTCTCCGGAGGTCCTGATGTGACCACTGTCCCAGGCAGCTCTGAGGTGTCCACTGTCTCCGGAGGTCCTGATGTGACCACTGTCCCAGGCAGCTCTGAG GTGACCACTGTCTCCGGAGGTCCTGATGTGACCACTGTCCCCAGCAGCTCTGAGGTGTCCACTGTCTCCGGAGGTCCTGATGTGACCACTGTCCCCAGCAGCTCTGAGGTGTCCACTGTCTCCGGAGGTCCTGATGTGACCACTGTCCCTGGCAGCTCTGAGGTGTCCACTGTCTCCGGAGGTCCTGATGTGACCACTGTCCCCAGCAGCTCTGAGGTGTCCACTGTCTCCAGTGGTCCTGATGTGACCACTGTCCCCAGCAGCTCTGAGGTGTCCACTGTCTCCGGAGGTCCTGATGTGACCACTGTCCCCAGCAGCTCTGAGGTGTCCACTGTCTCCGGAGGTCCTGATGTGACCACTGTCCCCAACAGCTCTGAGGTTACCACTGTCTCCGGAGGTCCTGATGTGACCACTGTCCCCGGCAGCTCTGAGGTGACTACTGTCCACGGCAGTTCTCCTGGTATGACTGAAAGTACCATCACTTCTAATCCACTGAGTACGATTGTAGTGACTGGATCCACTCAACCTAATGGTGGCAAGGAAGATACCTCTGAAACAGAAAGTTCCACATTTGAGACATCAACTATTCAAGACTGTGCTGAGAACAAGGACACTACGGAATCATTGACCCAGTCTGATATCGATATTCTCAAAGCGTCCACCATCGCTCCAACCACAATACTGCCCACAACTCTGCCGCCTACAACACTACCACCCACAACACTACCACCCACAACACTACCACCTACAACTCTACCGCCTACAACACTACCACCCACAACACTACCACCCACAACACTACCACCCACAACACTGCCACCCACAACACTACCGCCTACAACACTACCACCCACAACACTGCCACCCACAACACTACCACCCACAACACTACCACCCACAACACTACGACCCACAACACtaccacccactaccaccacaacaacaacaaccaccactcctCGCCCCACCACTGTTTCGTACGGCTGTCCCAGCGGCTGGAAGCTGTTTGATCAGTCGTGTTACTACGTGTCGACGAACACAGGTAGTTGGGAAGACGGAAGAAGTTTATGTCGGTCTAAAGGCGGCAGTTACGTCAAAATCACCGGAGTGGATGAGTTCAACTTCGTAAAAA GTCTTGTAACTGTCAACACGTGGATTGGTCTCAATGACAGAGATACGGAGGGACGCTATATCTGGGACTCCGACGGCAGTGCTGTCTCGTACAAAAA TTGGGGTAGCGGAGAACCAAACGACGACAGCCTCTTTAATGTCGCCGTAGAAGACTGTGTCGAACTCCACGAAAACAAAGGATTCCTTTGGAACGACGAAAGTTGTGGATCATCCAGAAG GTTTGCCTGTGAAAGAGCTGCATACGTGTACACGGGTTAA
- the LOC127004022 gene encoding mucin-1-like isoform X15, with amino-acid sequence MSGQRLVRLAFLAAVWEVVCGGVVGGEWRQGTGLACDETLNLDFSGPEPQVECSSPCEDSVKTWSAGPLFRREARLTEQGYMVRQEYRQDGTITCSLVSDVPEVQDLQSALQSEACTSVSGGPDVTTVPGSSEVSTVSGGPDVTTVPGSSEVSTVSGGPDVTTVPSSSEVSTVSGGPDVTTVPGSSEVSTVSGGPDVTTVPSSSEVSTVSGGPDVTTVPSSSEVSTVSGGPDVTTVPSSSEVSTVSGGPDVTTVPGSSEVSTVSGGPDVTTVPGSPEVSTVSGGPDVTTVPGSSEVSTVSGGPDVTTVPGSSEVSTVSGGPDVTTVPGSSEVSTVSGSPDVTTVPGSPEVSTVSGGPDVTTVPGSSEVSTVSGGPDVTTVPGSSEVSTVSGGPDVTTVPGSSEVSTVSGGPDVTTVPSSSEVTTVSGGPDVTTVPSSSEVSTVSGGPDVTTVPSSSEVSTVSGGPDVTTVPGSSEVSTVSGGPDVTTVPSSSEVSTVSSGPDVTTVPSSSEVSTVSGGPDVTTVPSSSEVSTVSGGPDVTTVPNSSEVTTVSGGPDVTTVPGSSEVTTVHGSSPGMTESTITSNPLSTIVVTGSTQPNGGKEDTSETESSTFETSTIQDCAENKDTTESLTQSDIDILKASTIAPTTILPTTLPPTTLPPTTLPPTTLPPTTLPPTTLPPTTLPPTTLPPTTLPPTTLPPTTLPPTTLPPTTLPPTTLPPTTLRPTTLPPTTTTTTTTTTPRPTTVSYGCPSGWKLFDQSCYYVSTNTGSWEDGRSLCRSKGGSYVKITGVDEFNFVKSLVTVNTWIGLNDRDTEGRYIWDSDGSAVSYKNWGSGEPNDDSLFNVAVEDCVELHENKGFLWNDESCGSSRRFACERAAYVYTG; translated from the exons ATGAGCGGACAGCGTCTGGTTCGGCTGGCCTTCCTGGCAGCAGTGTGGGAG GTAGTGTGTGGTGGTGTCGTGGGTGGGGAGTGGCGGCAGGGGACAGGGCTGGCTTGTGATGAAACTCTGAACCTTGACTTCTCTGGCCCCGAGCCACAAGTGGAATGTTCTTCACCATGTGAAGACAGTGTGAAG ACATGGTCAGCCGGACCGCTGTTCAGGCGGGAGGCTCGCCTGACTGAGCAGGGCTACATGGTGAGGCAGGAATACCGCCAGGACGGCACGATCACCTGCTCCCTCGTCAGCGACGTGCCAG AAGTGCAAGACCTTCAATCAGCCCTTCAATCTGAGGCCTGTACCTCTGTCTCCGGAGGTCCTGATGTGACCACTGTCCCCGGCAGCTCTGAGGTGTCCACTGTCTCCGGAGGTCCTGATGTGACCACTGTCCCCGGCAGCTCTGAGGTGTCCACTGTCTCCGGAGGTCCTGATGTGACCACTGTCCCCAGCAGCTCTGAGGTGTCCACTGTCTCCGGAGGTCCTGATGTGACCACTGTCCCCGGCAGCTCTGAGGTGTCCACTGTCTCCGGAGGTCCTGATGTGACCACTGTCCCCAGCAGCTCTGAGGTGTCCACTGTCTCCGGAGGTCCTGATGTGACCACTGTCCCCAGCAGCTCTGAGGTGTCCACTGTCTCCGGAGGTCCTGATGTGACCACTGTCCCCAGCAGCTCTGAG GTGTCCACTGTCTCCGGAGGTCCTGATGTGACCACTGTCCCCGGCAGCTCTGAGGTGTCCACTGTCTCCGGAGGTCCTGATGTGACCACTGTCCCCGGCAGCCCTGAGGTGTCCACTGTCTCCGGAGGTCCTGATGTGACCACTGTCCCAGGCAGCTCTGAGGTGTCCACTGTCTCCGGAGGTCCTGATGTGACCACTGTCCCAGGCAGCTCTGAGGTGTCCACTGTCTCCGGAGGTCCTGATGTGACCACTGTCCCAGGCAGCTCTGAGGTGTCCACTGTCTCCGGAAGTCCTGATGTGACCACTGTCCCCGGCAGCCCTGAGGTGTCCACTGTCTCCGGAGGTCCTGATGTGACCACTGTCCCAGGCAGCTCTGAGGTGTCCACTGTCTCCGGAGGTCCTGATGTGACCACTGTCCCAGGCAGCTCTGAGGTGTCCACTGTCTCCGGAGGTCCTGATGTGACCACTGTCCCAGGCAGCTCTGAGGTGTCCACTGTCTCCGGAGGTCCTGATGTGACCACTGTCCCCAGCAGCTCTGAG GTGACCACTGTCTCCGGAGGTCCTGATGTGACCACTGTCCCCAGCAGCTCTGAGGTGTCCACTGTCTCCGGAGGTCCTGATGTGACCACTGTCCCCAGCAGCTCTGAGGTGTCCACTGTCTCCGGAGGTCCTGATGTGACCACTGTCCCTGGCAGCTCTGAGGTGTCCACTGTCTCCGGAGGTCCTGATGTGACCACTGTCCCCAGCAGCTCTGAGGTGTCCACTGTCTCCAGTGGTCCTGATGTGACCACTGTCCCCAGCAGCTCTGAGGTGTCCACTGTCTCCGGAGGTCCTGATGTGACCACTGTCCCCAGCAGCTCTGAGGTGTCCACTGTCTCCGGAGGTCCTGATGTGACCACTGTCCCCAACAGCTCTGAGGTTACCACTGTCTCCGGAGGTCCTGATGTGACCACTGTCCCCGGCAGCTCTGAGGTGACTACTGTCCACGGCAGTTCTCCTGGTATGACTGAAAGTACCATCACTTCTAATCCACTGAGTACGATTGTAGTGACTGGATCCACTCAACCTAATGGTGGCAAGGAAGATACCTCTGAAACAGAAAGTTCCACATTTGAGACATCAACTATTCAAGACTGTGCTGAGAACAAGGACACTACGGAATCATTGACCCAGTCTGATATCGATATTCTCAAAGCGTCCACCATCGCTCCAACCACAATACTGCCCACAACTCTGCCGCCTACAACACTACCACCCACAACACTACCACCCACAACACTACCACCTACAACTCTACCGCCTACAACACTACCACCCACAACACTACCACCCACAACACTACCACCCACAACACTGCCACCCACAACACTACCGCCTACAACACTACCACCCACAACACTGCCACCCACAACACTACCACCCACAACACTACCACCCACAACACTACGACCCACAACACtaccacccactaccaccacaacaacaacaaccaccactcctCGCCCCACCACTGTTTCGTACGGCTGTCCCAGCGGCTGGAAGCTGTTTGATCAGTCGTGTTACTACGTGTCGACGAACACAGGTAGTTGGGAAGACGGAAGAAGTTTATGTCGGTCTAAAGGCGGCAGTTACGTCAAAATCACCGGAGTGGATGAGTTCAACTTCGTAAAAA GTCTTGTAACTGTCAACACGTGGATTGGTCTCAATGACAGAGATACGGAGGGACGCTATATCTGGGACTCCGACGGCAGTGCTGTCTCGTACAAAAA TTGGGGTAGCGGAGAACCAAACGACGACAGCCTCTTTAATGTCGCCGTAGAAGACTGTGTCGAACTCCACGAAAACAAAGGATTCCTTTGGAACGACGAAAGTTGTGGATCATCCAGAAG GTTTGCCTGTGAAAGAGCTGCATACGTGTACACGGGTTAA
- the LOC127004022 gene encoding uncharacterized protein LOC127004022 isoform X11: MSGQRLVRLAFLAAVWEVVCGGVVGGEWRQGTGLACDETLNLDFSGPEPQVECSSPCEDSVKTWSAGPLFRREARLTEQGYMVRQEYRQDGTITCSLVSDVPEVQDLQSALQSEACTSVSGGPDVTTVPGSSEVSTVSGGPDVTTVPGSSEVSTVSGGPDVTTVPSSSEVSTVSGGPDVTTVPGSSEVSTVSGGPDVTTVPSSSEVSTVSGGPDVTTVPSSSEVSTVSGGPDVTTVPSSSEVSTVSGGPDVTTVPGSSEVSTVSGGPDVTTVPGSPEVSTVSGGPDVTTVPGSSEVSTVSGGPDVTTVPGSSEVSTVSGGPDVTTVPGSSEVSTVSGGPDVTTVPGSSEVSTVSGGPDVTTVPGSSEVSTVSGGPDVTTVPSSSEVTTVSGGPDVTTVPSSSEVSTVSGGPDVTTVPSSSEVTTVSGGPDVTTVPSSSEVSTVSGGPDVTTVPSSSEVSTVSGGPDVTTVPGSSEVSTVSGGPDVTTVPSSSEVSTVSSGPDVTTVPSSSEVSTVSGGPDVTTVPSSSEVSTVSGGPDVTTVPNSSEVTTVSGGPDVTTVPGSSEVTTVHGSSPGMTESTITSNPLSTIVVTGSTQPNGGKEDTSETESSTFETSTIQDCAENKDTTESLTQSDIDILKASTIAPTTILPTTLPPTTLPPTTLPPTTLPPTTLPPTTLPPTTLPPTTLPPTTLPPTTLPPTTLPPTTLPPTTLPPTTLPPTTLRPTTLPPTTTTTTTTTTPRPTTVSYGCPSGWKLFDQSCYYVSTNTGSWEDGRSLCRSKGGSYVKITGVDEFNFVKSLVTVNTWIGLNDRDTEGRYIWDSDGSAVSYKNWGSGEPNDDSLFNVAVEDCVELHENKGFLWNDESCGSSRRFACERAAYVYTG; this comes from the exons ATGAGCGGACAGCGTCTGGTTCGGCTGGCCTTCCTGGCAGCAGTGTGGGAG GTAGTGTGTGGTGGTGTCGTGGGTGGGGAGTGGCGGCAGGGGACAGGGCTGGCTTGTGATGAAACTCTGAACCTTGACTTCTCTGGCCCCGAGCCACAAGTGGAATGTTCTTCACCATGTGAAGACAGTGTGAAG ACATGGTCAGCCGGACCGCTGTTCAGGCGGGAGGCTCGCCTGACTGAGCAGGGCTACATGGTGAGGCAGGAATACCGCCAGGACGGCACGATCACCTGCTCCCTCGTCAGCGACGTGCCAG AAGTGCAAGACCTTCAATCAGCCCTTCAATCTGAGGCCTGTACCTCTGTCTCCGGAGGTCCTGATGTGACCACTGTCCCCGGCAGCTCTGAGGTGTCCACTGTCTCCGGAGGTCCTGATGTGACCACTGTCCCCGGCAGCTCTGAGGTGTCCACTGTCTCCGGAGGTCCTGATGTGACCACTGTCCCCAGCAGCTCTGAGGTGTCCACTGTCTCCGGAGGTCCTGATGTGACCACTGTCCCCGGCAGCTCTGAGGTGTCCACTGTCTCCGGAGGTCCTGATGTGACCACTGTCCCCAGCAGCTCTGAGGTGTCCACTGTCTCCGGAGGTCCTGATGTGACCACTGTCCCCAGCAGCTCTGAGGTGTCCACTGTCTCCGGAGGTCCTGATGTGACCACTGTCCCCAGCAGCTCTGAG GTGTCCACTGTCTCCGGAGGTCCTGATGTGACCACTGTCCCCGGCAGCTCTGAGGTGTCCACTGTCTCCGGAGGTCCTGATGTGACCACTGTCCCCGGCAGCCCTGAGGTGTCCACTGTCTCCGGAGGTCCTGATGTGACCACTGTCCCAGGCAGCTCTGAGGTGTCCACTGTCTCCGGAGGTCCTGATGTGACCACTGTCCCAGGCAGCTCTGAG GTGTCCACTGTCTCCGGAGGTCCTGATGTGACCACTGTCCCAGGCAGCTCTGAGGTGTCCACTGTCTCCGGAGGTCCTGATGTGACCACTGTCCCAGGCAGCTCTGAGGTGTCCACTGTCTCCGGAGGTCCTGATGTGACCACTGTCCCAGGCAGCTCTGAGGTGTCCACTGTCTCCGGAGGTCCTGATGTGACCACTGTCCCCAGCAGCTCTGAGGTGACCACTGTCTCCGGAGGTCCTGATGTAACCACTGTCCCCAGCAGCTCTGAGGTGTCCACTGTCTCCGGAGGTCCTGATGTAACCACTGTCCCCAGCAGCTCTGAGGTGACCACTGTCTCCGGAGGTCCTGATGTGACCACTGTCCCCAGCAGCTCTGAGGTGTCCACTGTCTCCGGAGGTCCTGATGTGACCACTGTCCCCAGCAGCTCTGAGGTGTCCACTGTCTCCGGAGGTCCTGATGTGACCACTGTCCCTGGCAGCTCTGAGGTGTCCACTGTCTCCGGAGGTCCTGATGTGACCACTGTCCCCAGCAGCTCTGAGGTGTCCACTGTCTCCAGTGGTCCTGATGTGACCACTGTCCCCAGCAGCTCTGAGGTGTCCACTGTCTCCGGAGGTCCTGATGTGACCACTGTCCCCAGCAGCTCTGAGGTGTCCACTGTCTCCGGAGGTCCTGATGTGACCACTGTCCCCAACAGCTCTGAGGTTACCACTGTCTCCGGAGGTCCTGATGTGACCACTGTCCCCGGCAGCTCTGAGGTGACTACTGTCCACGGCAGTTCTCCTGGTATGACTGAAAGTACCATCACTTCTAATCCACTGAGTACGATTGTAGTGACTGGATCCACTCAACCTAATGGTGGCAAGGAAGATACCTCTGAAACAGAAAGTTCCACATTTGAGACATCAACTATTCAAGACTGTGCTGAGAACAAGGACACTACGGAATCATTGACCCAGTCTGATATCGATATTCTCAAAGCGTCCACCATCGCTCCAACCACAATACTGCCCACAACTCTGCCGCCTACAACACTACCACCCACAACACTACCACCCACAACACTACCACCTACAACTCTACCGCCTACAACACTACCACCCACAACACTACCACCCACAACACTACCACCCACAACACTGCCACCCACAACACTACCGCCTACAACACTACCACCCACAACACTGCCACCCACAACACTACCACCCACAACACTACCACCCACAACACTACGACCCACAACACtaccacccactaccaccacaacaacaacaaccaccactcctCGCCCCACCACTGTTTCGTACGGCTGTCCCAGCGGCTGGAAGCTGTTTGATCAGTCGTGTTACTACGTGTCGACGAACACAGGTAGTTGGGAAGACGGAAGAAGTTTATGTCGGTCTAAAGGCGGCAGTTACGTCAAAATCACCGGAGTGGATGAGTTCAACTTCGTAAAAA GTCTTGTAACTGTCAACACGTGGATTGGTCTCAATGACAGAGATACGGAGGGACGCTATATCTGGGACTCCGACGGCAGTGCTGTCTCGTACAAAAA TTGGGGTAGCGGAGAACCAAACGACGACAGCCTCTTTAATGTCGCCGTAGAAGACTGTGTCGAACTCCACGAAAACAAAGGATTCCTTTGGAACGACGAAAGTTGTGGATCATCCAGAAG GTTTGCCTGTGAAAGAGCTGCATACGTGTACACGGGTTAA
- the LOC127004022 gene encoding uncharacterized protein LOC127004022 isoform X2, with the protein MSGQRLVRLAFLAAVWEVVCGGVVGGEWRQGTGLACDETLNLDFSGPEPQVECSSPCEDSVKTWSAGPLFRREARLTEQGYMVRQEYRQDGTITCSLVSDVPEVQDLQSALQSEACTSVSGGPDVTTVPGSSEVSTVSGGPDVTTVPGSSEVSTVSGGPDVTTVPSSSEVSTVSGGPDVTTVPGSSEVSTVSGGPDVTTVPSSSEVSTVSGGPDVTTVPSSSEVSTVSGGPDVTTVPSSSEVSTVSGGPDVTTVPGSSEVSTVSGGPDVTTVPGSPEVSTVSGGPDVTTVPGSSEVSTVSGGPDVTTVPGSSEVSTVSGGPDVTTVPGSSEVSTVSGGPDVTTVPGSSEVSTVSGGPDVTTVPGSSEVSTVSGGPDVTTVPGSSEVSTVSGGPDVTTVPSSSEVTTVSGGPDVTTVPSSSEVSTVSGGPDVTTVPSSSEVTTVSGGPDVTTVPSSSEVSTVSGGPDVTTVPSSSEVSTVSGGPDVTTVPGSSEVSTVSGGPDVTTVPSSSEVSTVSSGPDVTTVPSSSEVSTVSGGPDVTTVPSSSEVSTVSGGPDVTTVPNSSEVTTVSGGPDVTTVPGSSEVTTVHGSSPGMTESTITSNPLSTIVVTGSTQPNGGKEDTSETESSTFETSTIQDCAENKDTTESLTQSDIDILKASTIAPTTILPTTLPPTTLPPTTLPPTTLPPTTLPPTTLPPTTLPPTTLPPTTLPPTTLPPTTLPPTTLPPTTLPPTTLPPTTLRPTTLPPTTTTTTTTTTPRPTTVSYGCPSGWKLFDQSCYYVSTNTGSWEDGRSLCRSKGGSYVKITGVDEFNFVKSLVTVNTWIGLNDRDTEGRYIWDSDGSAVSYKNWGSGEPNDDSLFNVAVEDCVELHENKGFLWNDESCGSSRRFACERAAYVYTG; encoded by the exons ATGAGCGGACAGCGTCTGGTTCGGCTGGCCTTCCTGGCAGCAGTGTGGGAG GTAGTGTGTGGTGGTGTCGTGGGTGGGGAGTGGCGGCAGGGGACAGGGCTGGCTTGTGATGAAACTCTGAACCTTGACTTCTCTGGCCCCGAGCCACAAGTGGAATGTTCTTCACCATGTGAAGACAGTGTGAAG ACATGGTCAGCCGGACCGCTGTTCAGGCGGGAGGCTCGCCTGACTGAGCAGGGCTACATGGTGAGGCAGGAATACCGCCAGGACGGCACGATCACCTGCTCCCTCGTCAGCGACGTGCCAG AAGTGCAAGACCTTCAATCAGCCCTTCAATCTGAGGCCTGTACCTCTGTCTCCGGAGGTCCTGATGTGACCACTGTCCCCGGCAGCTCTGAGGTGTCCACTGTCTCCGGAGGTCCTGATGTGACCACTGTCCCCGGCAGCTCTGAGGTGTCCACTGTCTCCGGAGGTCCTGATGTGACCACTGTCCCCAGCAGCTCTGAGGTGTCCACTGTCTCCGGAGGTCCTGATGTGACCACTGTCCCCGGCAGCTCTGAGGTGTCCACTGTCTCCGGAGGTCCTGATGTGACCACTGTCCCCAGCAGCTCTGAGGTGTCCACTGTCTCCGGAGGTCCTGATGTGACCACTGTCCCCAGCAGCTCTGAGGTGTCCACTGTCTCCGGAGGTCCTGATGTGACCACTGTCCCCAGCAGCTCTGAG GTGTCCACTGTCTCCGGAGGTCCTGATGTGACCACTGTCCCCGGCAGCTCTGAGGTGTCCACTGTCTCCGGAGGTCCTGATGTGACCACTGTCCCCGGCAGCCCTGAGGTGTCCACTGTCTCCGGAGGTCCTGATGTGACCACTGTCCCAGGCAGCTCTGAGGTGTCCACTGTCTCCGGAGGTCCTGATGTGACCACTGTCCCAGGCAGCTCTGAGGTGTCCACTGTCTCCGGAGGTCCTGATGTGACCACTGTCCCAGGCAGCTCTGAG GTGTCCACTGTCTCCGGAGGTCCTGATGTGACCACTGTCCCAGGCAGCTCTGAGGTGTCCACTGTCTCCGGAGGTCCTGATGTGACCACTGTCCCAGGCAGCTCTGAGGTGTCCACTGTCTCCGGAGGTCCTGATGTGACCACTGTCCCAGGCAGCTCTGAGGTGTCCACTGTCTCCGGAGGTCCTGATGTGACCACTGTCCCCAGCAGCTCTGAGGTGACCACTGTCTCCGGAGGTCCTGATGTAACCACTGTCCCCAGCAGCTCTGAGGTGTCCACTGTCTCCGGAGGTCCTGATGTAACCACTGTCCCCAGCAGCTCTGAGGTGACCACTGTCTCCGGAGGTCCTGATGTGACCACTGTCCCCAGCAGCTCTGAGGTGTCCACTGTCTCCGGAGGTCCTGATGTGACCACTGTCCCCAGCAGCTCTGAGGTGTCCACTGTCTCCGGAGGTCCTGATGTGACCACTGTCCCTGGCAGCTCTGAGGTGTCCACTGTCTCCGGAGGTCCTGATGTGACCACTGTCCCCAGCAGCTCTGAGGTGTCCACTGTCTCCAGTGGTCCTGATGTGACCACTGTCCCCAGCAGCTCTGAGGTGTCCACTGTCTCCGGAGGTCCTGATGTGACCACTGTCCCCAGCAGCTCTGAGGTGTCCACTGTCTCCGGAGGTCCTGATGTGACCACTGTCCCCAACAGCTCTGAGGTTACCACTGTCTCCGGAGGTCCTGATGTGACCACTGTCCCCGGCAGCTCTGAGGTGACTACTGTCCACGGCAGTTCTCCTGGTATGACTGAAAGTACCATCACTTCTAATCCACTGAGTACGATTGTAGTGACTGGATCCACTCAACCTAATGGTGGCAAGGAAGATACCTCTGAAACAGAAAGTTCCACATTTGAGACATCAACTATTCAAGACTGTGCTGAGAACAAGGACACTACGGAATCATTGACCCAGTCTGATATCGATATTCTCAAAGCGTCCACCATCGCTCCAACCACAATACTGCCCACAACTCTGCCGCCTACAACACTACCACCCACAACACTACCACCCACAACACTACCACCTACAACTCTACCGCCTACAACACTACCACCCACAACACTACCACCCACAACACTACCACCCACAACACTGCCACCCACAACACTACCGCCTACAACACTACCACCCACAACACTGCCACCCACAACACTACCACCCACAACACTACCACCCACAACACTACGACCCACAACACtaccacccactaccaccacaacaacaacaaccaccactcctCGCCCCACCACTGTTTCGTACGGCTGTCCCAGCGGCTGGAAGCTGTTTGATCAGTCGTGTTACTACGTGTCGACGAACACAGGTAGTTGGGAAGACGGAAGAAGTTTATGTCGGTCTAAAGGCGGCAGTTACGTCAAAATCACCGGAGTGGATGAGTTCAACTTCGTAAAAA GTCTTGTAACTGTCAACACGTGGATTGGTCTCAATGACAGAGATACGGAGGGACGCTATATCTGGGACTCCGACGGCAGTGCTGTCTCGTACAAAAA TTGGGGTAGCGGAGAACCAAACGACGACAGCCTCTTTAATGTCGCCGTAGAAGACTGTGTCGAACTCCACGAAAACAAAGGATTCCTTTGGAACGACGAAAGTTGTGGATCATCCAGAAG GTTTGCCTGTGAAAGAGCTGCATACGTGTACACGGGTTAA